Genomic segment of Umezawaea sp. Da 62-37:
CGACCCGCGGTTGCCTGATGCCAAGGAGTGGCTAGCGTGGGGGAGGGGCTACATTGAGTGTCTTGACCCGCTCGTCCAGGTACCTGACATGCCAGGAGACCAGAAATGAATAGTTTTCATATTTGAGCCGTCTCGTCCACTAGGACGAGGAGCGACGAGCAGACCTAGTTTGCCGAAACTGTCGGTAGCGCCGAGTACGCTCCGCAGATGGCAAGCAATGGAGTCAAGCATGTCTTCGTGTCTTACGTGCGCGAGGACAACGACCAGGTCGACAAGTTGTGCGATGCACTGGAAGCCGCACAGATCCCTTACTGGCGTGACCGCACTGCGCTTGCTCCTGGCGATGCGTGGAAGCAGAGGATCCGTGAGGCCATTCGCTCAGGAACGCTTGTGTTTCTTGCTTGTTTCTCTGAGCAGTCGCGTGCAAAGGCCAAGTCTTACATGAACGAAGAGATCACGCTCGCAGCAGAGGAGTTTCGTCAGCTCGCGCCTGGCTCCACTTGGCTAATCCCTGTTCGCTTCGATGACGGTGACGTGCCCGAGTGGGAACTTGGCGCTGGTCGTATGCTGAGCGATCTAAACTATGCAGATTTGTTCGGTGAGAAGTATGTAAGCAACCTGGTTGCTCTCATGAGCACGATAGCTAAAGCGATGGGCGCGCCTGGGCCAAGCGCAATGACGGTTCAGGCATCGATTGAAGAGGCCGATGCAACCGATCGCCCTGTTCTACTTCGTCGCATGACCAAGGAGATGATTCTCGACCCGGAAAAGCGTATCCAACTCGACGACCTTATCTCGCACGAGACTCAGCGCGTCTTGCAAGCCATGCGTGACGAAAAAAGGTTTCCGCTTCAGCGACTCGAGGGCACAACTGTGGAGCAGGTAGTGCAGTGCGCCAATGTCGTTTCGTCTTACTGTCGATTGATCAGTCCTCTTTGTGCATCGCTTCAAGTGGCGGTCCGATGGGGTGAGATTCAGACGTTGACGCCATGGGCATCTGCACTTAAGGCAATCGCCCGTGAAGCAATGAAGCCTAAAAATGGTGTGTCAGGTCTCATCGAATTGCAGCATGTTCCCGCACTGCTTGGTACTTTCACTGTCGCACTCGCTGCTGTTGGCCAAGGCCGTTGGGACAATTTAAAGGCCTTGCTAATTGATGTAATGCTTCCTGCGAAGTACGGTGATGGTCTAGATCATCTTATTCAGATCGAAAACCCTTGGGCTCCATTTGGTAGTTTGAACGACTTGGTTCCTAATGTTGTTGCCAGGGCGGCGAAGACTGATGAAGATCCTTTTGCTGCCTTTGATGCATTCACTGAAAATAGAGTTGGTAAGTATAAGACGCCCGTAGCCGACTGGCTTCACGCGGTTCTTCGCTCTCACTTTGCTGACCAGTTCGCAGATGATTCAGATTATGATGATGCCTTTGATAGAACTGAGGTGGCTCTTGGGGTTCTGTCTCAAGACCTTGACAACGTTCGGGCTGCCAGTCTTGGGAATACGCGATCGGGGCGGTCTTATTGGTTTGGCCGCTCAACGTGGCGGGCCAACTATGGGACTGGAGCTGCGGGCGTAATGGCTGCGGAGATCGAGGTGGGCGGACTCTTATGGCCGCCTCTCTCCGCTGGCTTGTTTGGTGGCCAGCTTGATCGCGCCACTGTCGCTGCTAAAAACTATGTCGAACAGTTCGGTCAAATGAGAAGATTTTACTGAATGCTGAAATTGCAATGCGGAAGATGAGGAAAAGTCCACCGCTTCACCTGTGGTTATAAAGACCTGGCAGACTTCGTTGCTCCGGATCGACTTCTCTACTTTCTTGAAGTGGTAGGTAGTCTGGCGACGAATGAGCAAGTTGGCCTTCTTGGGTGGCCCGTTCGAGCATCGGAATTTCGACGTTAGGGTCATGGCGAGCGGCAGCTCTAGTACGCTCTAGGTGTGGAAAGCGGTGCAGTGAGGCACGTCTTCGTATCCTACGTGCGTGAGGACGGTCGGCAGGTCGACGCGCTCTGCGAGGCGCTCGATGCTGCTCGGATCCCATACTGGCGCGACCGGACGGCCCTTGCTCCGGGCGACCAGTGGAAACGTAAAATTCTTGAGGCTATCCGTTCGGGAGCTGTCGTATTTCTTGCCTGCTTTTCCGAGCAGTCACGCGCCAAGTCGAAATCGTACATGAACGAGGAATTAGCCCTCGCGATCGATGAGTTTCGCATGCTTCCGCCGGGCGCTACATGGCTGATCCCTGTTCGATTTGATGATGGTGATGTTCCCGATTGGGATCTCGGCGCAGGCCGGACGCTGAGCGATCTCAACTACGCAGACTTGTTCGGTGACAAGTACGTTTCTAACTTGGTTTCTTTGATTGACACGATTAGCAAGGTGGTGGGGGAGTCTGGGGCGGAATCGGCGACGGCAAGGCCAAACACGAGAGAAAATACTGCTGGCCGTAGCCCCATGTTGCACCAGTTGATCAAGACAATGTCAGCTAGGGCGATGCGTAGTGCCGAAGAGGATAAGACCTATGCGCGGGACAGTCAGCGTGTTCTCGATGCGATGGGGGAGCGGAGCGCGCAAAGTTTTGGCCTCGATGTACAGCTGTCCGATAAGCAAAAGCATATGCTGAAAGTCATCTGGGAGCCGATGCGTGAGCATGGACGCTGGCCTCTGTGGGATTATGTGCAAGGCGAGATGCCTGATCCGTTTGAGGCTGAAGCGATCCTCCGCTCGATGCCATCTATCGGTTCGTTTGAGTTCGGATTTCTGCACTACGGAATTGTATGGTACGACTACCGCAATCTTGCGCCGGATAGCGTGGTCCGTCTAACCGTTGCTGCAGCGATGCATATATCGGAGTACGAGTTCATGGGCTACTTGTTTGTAAATGCTTTGCAAAAGCTTGTTGTGCGAGTGAAGCAGCGTAAGGCCTCTCCGTTTGAGGTTCAGCGTGCGCTGATAACCTCGGCAGAGCTGGCTCCTATGGATCAGCATTTCAATCGTCAGTTTATTCAAGTTTTTCCAGAGTTGATTCACTATGAGCCATTAACTTTGGCTGCGTCGCAATCGATGGGCGAGTTCGGCTGGACGATGGAGCTCACGCGCACGCTGCTAAGGTATGAAGGTGTTGGCTCTGTTGAAGATTATATTCAGAGGGTCGTCCGCCTTGTTGGTGAAATAAATCGAGATCATGAATCGAGTCTAGGGTCATCGGCGGTCTCGGGCGATATTGAAAAGTCGAATACTCAAAATTCTATTTCTGATTCGAGCTTCGGGAATTCGGTGCAGGCTGGATCTATCGGTAGTGTGAATTTCTATGGCTCGCCGATAGTAGGGCGCCAGCAAGATCGATCGGTAGATGATGAATAATGGCGCCGTTTTCCTGGCCAGTATTGACCGGGCTTTACCGGTAGTCAATGCCGGTTGATCAGGCTCGACCGCTTGAGTGCGCATCATCACCCCCGCCGCTCGCAGCCGTCGCCACACCGTGCCATCGTTAACCCCGAACCTCTTCGCGATCTTCATCAGTGACCAGCCATCGCGGTACAGCTTCGCGGCGTCCGCGACCTCCTCGGGGGTGAGAGCGGGCGGCTGTGTGTTGATGCCCCGAGCTCGGAGATGGCGGCCGATCGCGCTGCGGTGCTGTCCGAACTGGGCGGCGAGCTTCCGTACGGTTGCTCCAGCTTGATGTGCAGTCACCAGTGCATCAACTTCGTCTCGTCGAAGCTGTCGTGCGGTTCGAGGCATGCGAGCCGCTGAAGGGGGAGTACTCGGCAATCCATCCGACCACGCTTCGGCCAACGCCAAGAGTCGCGTCACTCTCCGGCAGGGGTTTGCAAGGGCCTCAACCGCCCCCACTCTCCTGAACGAATTCCGCCTGTGGAAACTGCGTGCCGGGCTCGCTCTTCGCATCTCTTGGAGTGCACTTGAGCCTCCATCCGGCGGGCTTCGCTGTCACCTCCTCGGTCTCGAGGTGTCTGGCGTGCGGCCCGTTCGAGGAATTCATTTTTGCGGATTGCGTCTCCCGATTTTTGCGGTCCATCAATGGGGAGATGGTCGTGCTTGGCCTTCTTCGGATTTCATCTTAGTCTTCTGTCATGTCGGAGAACCCGGATGAGTCGCGGAGTGCCACTTCCTTCGACCAGGGAACTGTCGATCGCTGGCAGGTGTTCGGAGGTGTGGCGGGCGTTCTCTCATTGCTCGGGTCGATTTTCGCCGTGGTCAAGGACTGGATTTCGGTCCCGCTGGTTTCGGGTGTCGTTCTGACCGCGTTCGGTGTCGTGCTCCTGTACCGCTGGGTGCGGAACGACGGCAAAAGGCGGAGGCCCAGGTTGTTGTGGCCGGTCACCACGACTGTTGTGGGTGCCGTGCTGGTCGGTCTGACCGCGGGGATCCAGGTCGAGGGCTATCTCCGGAAGGCGGAGCCCCTGGCCGTTTCGCCTGCGTCCGAGGTGCAGGTCTTCTCGCCGGTCGCGGGGCAGGTGGTCGACCGCTGCACTGTCGTCACCGGAAGTGGAGCGGCCCCCGCGGGTCATGTCATCAGGGTTGGTGTTCGCACGTTCGACCCTGACACGCTGTACGTGGCTCGCGCGGTCCAGGCTGTCGTAGGTAAATCCCATGAATGGGAGAGCGTGCCGCTGAACGTGGGTGCGCCCGAGGACTTCGAAGGCAGGTTCGAGATCGCTGTCTACCTGATCCCCGAGGCGCTCGCGAACGCGTTCGACACCGCGAACGCCACTGGTTCCTATTACAGCTTCGAGGATCTGGTGTCGAAATCGGTCACCATTCCCCGCAGGGTCGCCGTCGTGAGGACGTCACGCGAGACTGCCAGGAACCTGCGCTGTTAGTGTTCGATGAACCACGGGTGGGCGGACACCGTACGGGTCGCTGCCACCGGGCAGGGTGACCCGCACGGCGCGATTCGTGTCCCTACCGGTCGAACTCCGGGATCAACGTCCCGAACAGCCGGATCGACTCCATCACTTTCTCATGCGGTAAAGCCCCCACCTGGTGGAAACTCATCAACCGATCGATCCCCAGCTCTTCGTACACCCGCAGCTTCTTCCGGCACGTCTCCGGACTACCCACGATCAACGAATCCTGCGCGTTCAACGCCTCGAACACCTCCTCCTCCGACACCTCCTCCCCCTGGATGATCCGACCGATCACCAACTGCGCCTCATTCGGACCAACAACACCAGCCGCCTCAGCCCGCAGGAACTCACCGGTCAACCCACCCCCATCAGGAGCAGCGAGAACCGCCTGCTGCCGAGCCAACTCCGTCACAAAAGCATCAGCCGCCTCGAAGAACGTCAACGCCCGCAAGGTGTACCAAGCCGCAGCCGCCGCAGCCCCGTTCCGCATCGCCTCCCGATCCGTCTCGGCGCAGTGCACGAACGTGAAGAACGCCACCTGGTTGTTCACGAACGCCCCCGCGGGCGCCGTGCAGGCCTCAGCGGCGGCGCGGTATAACCCGACCATCCGCGAGACCCGCTCCAGCGACTCCCAGATCGTTGTCCCCAGCACGCCCACACCCCGCCGCCCCGCGTCCTCGAACGACCCCGGACTGGTCGCCGCCTGCCACAGCGGCGGGTGCGGGCGCTGGTAGGGCTTCGGCACCACCGGAACGTCGGAGATCCGGTAGTTGTTGCTGGAGTGGGAGAAGCGGTCCTCCGTCCACATGCGCGGGATCATGTCGAACGCCTCGGCGGTCTGCGGTCTCACATCGGCGGGATCGGTGTTGAACAGCCGCCATTCCGGTGTGGTCGAGCGGGTGAGGCCCAGTTCGACGCGGCCGCCGCTGAGGTGGTCGAGCCACGCCGCGCGCTCGGCGATGCGCATCGGGTGGTTGAAGCGGGAGGGGGCGAGGACGGCGGAGTGGCCGAGTCTGATGTTGGTGGTGCGCTGGGAGAGCGCGGCGAGCAGCATTTCCGGCGCGGACGACAGGCTGAACTCCTCGGCGCCGTGGTGTTCGACCTGCCACCAGCACCCGTATCCGGTCTCGTCGGCCAATTCCGCCTGCTCCACGGCTTGGGCGATGCGTTGGTGCTCATGGCCTTCCGTCCACGGCCGCGGGTCCTGGATCTCGTTGAAGATGTCGAGTTTCATGCTGCGGGGCTCCCGTCGTCGGTCCTCAGCGGAAGCTAGTTGTGGAGAAGTCCCCGGAAAAGCGGCCGAAAGGGGAGAAAAGCGCGGGTTCTCCAGTTGATCAGCGTGAGCCGTTCGGACCCTGTACTGGAGTCCAAATCGGACGTAACTTCATGTTCATGGCGCTGAGGACGGTCACGTTGGTGATTGGTCTCGCTTTCCTGCTGTCCGGTCTGCTGCTCCTGTTCCTGCCGATGACGTCGGACACCCCCGGTGGTTCCCCCGTCTCGTGCGGCAACAGCCTCGGCATGGGGTTCGATTCGGCGGAGGTCGAGAAGATCGACCTGACGTTCGTCGGGATCTGCGGGCGGTTGCGGAGCGAGCGGTTGGGGTGGGCGCTTCCGGTCGTGCTGGGAGGTGCCGCGCTGGTCGTCGCCGGCGGTCTGGCCGGCAGACGGCGCGCCTAGCTACTCGCTGGTAGCGTTCGCGCATGACCACGTGGATGCTCTACGGCGCCAACGGGTACACCGGCGGGCTGATCGCCGAACTGGCCGTGCGGCGAGGCCTCCGGCCGGTGCTCGCCGGGCGGTCCGCGGCGAAGATCGCGCCGCTGGCCGAGCGGCTCGGTCTGGAGCACCGCGCGTTCGACCTCGACCGCGCCGCCGAAGCCCTCCACGACGTCGACGTGGTCGCGCACTGCGCGGGCCCGTTCTCGGCCACCTCGCGCCCGATGGTGGACGCGTGCCTGGCGTCCGGCACGCACTACACCGACATCACCGGCGAGATCGACGTGTTCGAGGCCGTCGCCGCTCGTGACGGGGAGGCCAAGGCCGCCGGGGTGGTGCTGCTGCCCGGCGCGGGCTTCGACGTCGTGCCGACCGACTGCGTGGCCGCGATGCTGGCCGCCGCGCTGCCCGGCGCGACGCACCTCGACCTCGCGTTCACCGCGGGCGGCGGGACGAGCCCCGGCACGACGAAGACGTCCGTCGAGGGCAGCGCGACCGGCGGCCGGGCCCGTGTCGACGGCGAGCTGCGCAACGTCCGCCTCGGCCACCGCAGGCGCAGCGCCGCGTTCCGGTCGGGCGCGCGCGACGTCGGGTCGATCCCGTGGGGTGACGTGAGCACGGCCTACCGGTCGACGGGCATCCCGAACATCACCACGTTCACCGTCATGCCCGGCCTCACCGGGCACCTCCAGGCGCTGTTCGCGCCGCTGCTGCGCACCTCGCTGGTGCAGGGCTTCGGCAAGGCCGTGGCGCACCGGATCGCCGGGCCGGACGAGGCGCTGCGCGGCAGGACCCGGTCCGAGGTCTGGGGCGAGGTGTCGGACGCCGAGGGGCGCACCGCGTCCATGGCGCTCACCGCGCCCAACGGCTACGACCTCACCGCGGACGCCGTCGTGCGCATCGTGCAACGGCTCCTGACCGGTGACGTGCCCGCCGGTTCGCACACGCCGTCCAGCGCGTTCGGCGCGGACTTCGTGCGCACCCTCGACGGCGTCACGGTCGACGAGCCGGTCCGGACGTAGCTGTGCCCCGACGCGGACGCCGGGGCACAGGGGGACTAGCAGGTAACTAGCGGGGGGCGAGCAGCGAGCTGGCCTCCTGGGCGGCGCTCCCGGCCTGGAGCAGGTGCTGGAGGTTCGCCGGCAGTTCCTCGCCGCGCTCCTGCACGGCGGTCGCGTACAGCCGTCCCGCGCGGTAGGAGGAGCGCACCAGCGGACCGGCCATCACGCCGGAGAAGCCCATGGCCTTGGCGTCGTCGGAGTGCGCGACGAACTCCTCGGGCTTCACCCAGCGCTCGACCGGGTGGTGGCGCGGCGAGGGCCGCAGGTACTGGGTGATCGTGATGATCTCGCAGCCCGCGCTGTGCAGGTCGCGCAGCGCCTGGGTGACCTCTTCCGGGGTCTCGCCCATGCCGAGGATCAGGTTCGACTTGGTGACCAGGCCGAACTCGCGGGCCCTGGTGATCACGTCGAGGGAGCGCTCGTAGCGGAACGCCGGGCGGATGCGCTTGAAGATGCGCGGCACGGTCTCCACGTTGTGCGCGAGCACCTCCGGCCGGGAGGCGAACACCTCGGCCAGCTGTTCGGGCACCGCGTTGAAGTCCGGGATCAGCAGCTCGACGCCCGTGCCGGGGTTGAGCTGGTGGATCAGCCGCACGGTCTCCGCGTACAGCCACGCGCCGCCGTCGTCGAGGTCGTCGCGGGCGACGCCGGTGACGGTCGAGTAGCGCAGGCCCATCGCCTGGACCGACTCGGCGACCCGGCGGGGCTCGTCGCGGTCGAGGTCGTCCGGCTTGCCGGTGTCGATCTGGCAGAAGTCGCAGCGCCGGGTGCACTGCTCGCCACCGATGAGGAAGGTGGCCTCGCGGTCTTCCCAGCACTCGTAGATGTTGGGACAGCCGGCCTCTTCGCAGACCGTGTGCAGCCCTTCGCGTTTGACGAGGCTCTTGAGCTCCCGGAACTCGGGGCCCATCTTGGCCTTCGTCTTGATCCACGAGGGCTTCTTCTCGATCGGCGTCTGGCTGTTGCGGACCTCGAGCCGCAGCAGCTTCCGACCCTCTGGTACCGGCGTCACAGCGGTCACCCTACGCTTCGCGCGCGCGTGTTCGGGGTCACGCCGGATCCGGGGTGACGCCGGTGAGAGTGGCCGTGAGATCCCACAGCCGGTCGGCCGTCACGTCGTCCTGGGCGGCCTTCGTCCGGGACGCGGGCCTGGGGTGGCCGCGGGTCTCGCCCAGCGCGCCGGGCCCGTAGTAGTCGTCGGGCAGCACGCCGGGTGCCGTCGCGGCGTAGAGCTGCGGCAACGCGCCCTTCTCCACGCTCTGGGTGGCCACGGCGTCCCACACCTTCACGGCCCGGCCCAGCAGGGCGCTGCCCTGGGACTTGGCGTGGTTGGCGCCCAGGTTCGTGCCGGTCAGGCCGGGGTGGGCTGCGACGGAGGTCACGTCCAGTCCGGCCGCCGCCAGGTGCCGGGCCAGGGCGTTAGCGAACAGCAGGTTCGCCAGCTTCGACTGGCCGTACGCCTGCCACGCCGAGTAGCCGCGCGCCTCGAAGTTGGGGTCCGCGACCTGGAAGCCGCCCATCTTGTGGGCGAGGCTCGACAGCGTCACCACGCGGGCGCCGGGCCGGGTGCGCAGGGCGGGCATGAGCAGCCACGTGAGGGCGGCGTGCCCGAGGTGGTTGGTGCCGAACTGGGTCTCGAAGTGGTCGACGGTCCAGCCGCGCGGCGTCGCCATCACGCCCGCGTTGTTCATCAGCACGTCGACCGCGTCACCGGTGCGCTCCCGGATGTCGGCCGCGGCTCTGCGGACCGACGACAGGTCGGCCAGGTCCAGTTCGACGAGTTCGGCCTTCCCGCCGGTCGCGAGCACGCGCCGGAGCGCCTCGGCACCGCGTTCGGGGGAGCGGCAGGCCATCAGCACCCGCGCGCCCCTGGCGCTCAGCACCTCGGCCGAGCGCAGCCCGAGGCCCGAGTTCGCACCGGTGATCACCACCGTGCGGCCGGTCTGGTCTGGGATGTCCGCTTCGGTCCACATGTCCGTCACCTAACCAAGTTCGCTCAGGCCCTGCTCAACAGGCGCTTGCGGGACGTTCGCACGGCGGGCTCCGAACGGATCAGCGCGAGGAACGCCGCACCGATCCGGGCGACCTCGGCGGACGGCTCGGAAAGCTCGGCGAGACCAGCGGTCAACGCAAGCAGGCGCTCCTCGCGCTCCACGGCCTCGCGGTCGGTCAGGTGGGCGTCCAGGACGCCGCGCAGCGCGGGCTGTTCGGCGGCTAGGACGCGCCAGGTCGTGAGCACCACTTCGGCGCGGTCGTCGGCGCCGGTCAGCGCCACGCCCAGCCGCCCGGTGAGCTGCTGGAGCCACCGGTGGTGCAGCGCGAGCAGCAGTTCGTCCGCGTCGGCGAACACGTCCGGGTCGAAGTCCAGCGGGGCCTCGGGGTGCGGTTCGGCCCGGCGGAGCACGGCGTCCAGCTCGTCACGCCGTCGGTAGAAGTCGTTCCAGCCCATGGTCGCGCCTCCTCTCGTGGGTGAGGGGGCTCATACTCGGGGTCTTTCGCATACTGCCGGTATGGCCCGTTGGAGCCAACATACCACCGGTACGTACCGTCGGTATGTCGTACGGTTGTGAGCGTGGTGACAACGGGGTTGAGACGCGTCGAGTACTCGGAGTCCACGAGGCAGGCGCTCGTGGACAACGCGGTGGAGCTGTTCACCAAGCGCGGCTACGCGGGCACGTCCCTCGACGAGGTCACCAAGCGCGCCAGGGTCACCAAGGGCGCGCTCTACCACCACTTCAGCGGCAAGCAGGGCCTGTTCGAGGCCGCTTTCGACGCCGTGGAGAACAAGTTCATGAGCCGCCTGTCGGCGATCGTCTCCGCCCCCGGCGACCCGTGGGAGACCGCGATCGAGGGCCTGCGCTCCTACGTCCGGGTCTGCCTGGAGCCCTCCTACCAGCGCATCGTGATCCACGAGGCCCCGGTCGTGATGGGCTGGGAGCGCTGGCGCGAGGCCGAGGAGCACTTCAGCTACGGCCTGCTGCGCACCGCCATCGAACTGCTCGTCGAGTCCGGCGAGATCGAGGACATGCCGGTCGAGACCACCAGCAGGCTGCTGTTCGGCGCGCTGTCCGCGGGCGCCAGCACGATCGCGGCGGCGTCGGACCCGAAGAAGGCCAGCGCCGAGGTCGAACGGACCATCGTGCGCGTCGTCGAGGGGCTGCGGGTGCGCGACGGCGTGCCCCCGGTGGCTCCGCCGCGGAGCCGGTCCCGGTCGCGGAGGCACTAGTTCGCTCGGCGTACTAGTTTTGACCAGGTGGAACTCCGGATCTTCACCGAGCCCCAGCAAGGGGCCACCTACGACGACCTGCTGCGCATCGCGCGGACCGCGGAGGACGCCGGGTACGACGCGTTCTTCCGGTCGGACCACTACCTGCGGATGGGCGACACCGACGGTCTGCCCGGCCCCACCGACGCGTGGATCACGCTCGCCGGTCTGGCCCGTGAGACCTCCCGCATCCGGCTCGGCACGCTGATGACGGCCGCCACCTTCCGCCACCCCGGACCGCTCGCCATCGGCGTCGCCCAGGTGGACGCGATGTCCGGCGGGCGGGTCGAGTTCGGCTTCGGCGCGGGCTGGTACGAGGACGAGCACTCCGCCTACGGCATCCCGTTCCCGCCGGTCGGCGAGCGCTTCGACCGCTACGCCGAGCAGCTGGAGATCATCACCGGCCTGCTGGGCACACCCGCGGGGGAGACCTTCTCCTTCGCGGGCAAGCACTACCGGCTCACCGACTCGCCCGCCCTGCCCAAGCCGGTGCAGTCGCCCGTGCCGGTGCTGATCGGCGGTGTCGGCGCGAAGCGCACCCCCGCGCTGGC
This window contains:
- a CDS encoding toll/interleukin-1 receptor domain-containing protein gives rise to the protein MASNGVKHVFVSYVREDNDQVDKLCDALEAAQIPYWRDRTALAPGDAWKQRIREAIRSGTLVFLACFSEQSRAKAKSYMNEEITLAAEEFRQLAPGSTWLIPVRFDDGDVPEWELGAGRMLSDLNYADLFGEKYVSNLVALMSTIAKAMGAPGPSAMTVQASIEEADATDRPVLLRRMTKEMILDPEKRIQLDDLISHETQRVLQAMRDEKRFPLQRLEGTTVEQVVQCANVVSSYCRLISPLCASLQVAVRWGEIQTLTPWASALKAIAREAMKPKNGVSGLIELQHVPALLGTFTVALAAVGQGRWDNLKALLIDVMLPAKYGDGLDHLIQIENPWAPFGSLNDLVPNVVARAAKTDEDPFAAFDAFTENRVGKYKTPVADWLHAVLRSHFADQFADDSDYDDAFDRTEVALGVLSQDLDNVRAASLGNTRSGRSYWFGRSTWRANYGTGAAGVMAAEIEVGGLLWPPLSAGLFGGQLDRATVAAKNYVEQFGQMRRFY
- a CDS encoding toll/interleukin-1 receptor domain-containing protein, with protein sequence MESGAVRHVFVSYVREDGRQVDALCEALDAARIPYWRDRTALAPGDQWKRKILEAIRSGAVVFLACFSEQSRAKSKSYMNEELALAIDEFRMLPPGATWLIPVRFDDGDVPDWDLGAGRTLSDLNYADLFGDKYVSNLVSLIDTISKVVGESGAESATARPNTRENTAGRSPMLHQLIKTMSARAMRSAEEDKTYARDSQRVLDAMGERSAQSFGLDVQLSDKQKHMLKVIWEPMREHGRWPLWDYVQGEMPDPFEAEAILRSMPSIGSFEFGFLHYGIVWYDYRNLAPDSVVRLTVAAAMHISEYEFMGYLFVNALQKLVVRVKQRKASPFEVQRALITSAELAPMDQHFNRQFIQVFPELIHYEPLTLAASQSMGEFGWTMELTRTLLRYEGVGSVEDYIQRVVRLVGEINRDHESSLGSSAVSGDIEKSNTQNSISDSSFGNSVQAGSIGSVNFYGSPIVGRQQDRSVDDE
- a CDS encoding LLM class flavin-dependent oxidoreductase; this encodes MKLDIFNEIQDPRPWTEGHEHQRIAQAVEQAELADETGYGCWWQVEHHGAEEFSLSSAPEMLLAALSQRTTNIRLGHSAVLAPSRFNHPMRIAERAAWLDHLSGGRVELGLTRSTTPEWRLFNTDPADVRPQTAEAFDMIPRMWTEDRFSHSSNNYRISDVPVVPKPYQRPHPPLWQAATSPGSFEDAGRRGVGVLGTTIWESLERVSRMVGLYRAAAEACTAPAGAFVNNQVAFFTFVHCAETDREAMRNGAAAAAAWYTLRALTFFEAADAFVTELARQQAVLAAPDGGGLTGEFLRAEAAGVVGPNEAQLVIGRIIQGEEVSEEEVFEALNAQDSLIVGSPETCRKKLRVYEELGIDRLMSFHQVGALPHEKVMESIRLFGTLIPEFDR
- a CDS encoding saccharopine dehydrogenase NADP-binding domain-containing protein, which codes for MTTWMLYGANGYTGGLIAELAVRRGLRPVLAGRSAAKIAPLAERLGLEHRAFDLDRAAEALHDVDVVAHCAGPFSATSRPMVDACLASGTHYTDITGEIDVFEAVAARDGEAKAAGVVLLPGAGFDVVPTDCVAAMLAAALPGATHLDLAFTAGGGTSPGTTKTSVEGSATGGRARVDGELRNVRLGHRRRSAAFRSGARDVGSIPWGDVSTAYRSTGIPNITTFTVMPGLTGHLQALFAPLLRTSLVQGFGKAVAHRIAGPDEALRGRTRSEVWGEVSDAEGRTASMALTAPNGYDLTADAVVRIVQRLLTGDVPAGSHTPSSAFGADFVRTLDGVTVDEPVRT
- the lipA gene encoding lipoyl synthase, which codes for MTPVPEGRKLLRLEVRNSQTPIEKKPSWIKTKAKMGPEFRELKSLVKREGLHTVCEEAGCPNIYECWEDREATFLIGGEQCTRRCDFCQIDTGKPDDLDRDEPRRVAESVQAMGLRYSTVTGVARDDLDDGGAWLYAETVRLIHQLNPGTGVELLIPDFNAVPEQLAEVFASRPEVLAHNVETVPRIFKRIRPAFRYERSLDVITRAREFGLVTKSNLILGMGETPEEVTQALRDLHSAGCEIITITQYLRPSPRHHPVERWVKPEEFVAHSDDAKAMGFSGVMAGPLVRSSYRAGRLYATAVQERGEELPANLQHLLQAGSAAQEASSLLAPR
- a CDS encoding oxidoreductase; the encoded protein is MWTEADIPDQTGRTVVITGANSGLGLRSAEVLSARGARVLMACRSPERGAEALRRVLATGGKAELVELDLADLSSVRRAAADIRERTGDAVDVLMNNAGVMATPRGWTVDHFETQFGTNHLGHAALTWLLMPALRTRPGARVVTLSSLAHKMGGFQVADPNFEARGYSAWQAYGQSKLANLLFANALARHLAAAGLDVTSVAAHPGLTGTNLGANHAKSQGSALLGRAVKVWDAVATQSVEKGALPQLYAATAPGVLPDDYYGPGALGETRGHPRPASRTKAAQDDVTADRLWDLTATLTGVTPDPA
- a CDS encoding TetR/AcrR family transcriptional regulator, producing the protein MTTGLRRVEYSESTRQALVDNAVELFTKRGYAGTSLDEVTKRARVTKGALYHHFSGKQGLFEAAFDAVENKFMSRLSAIVSAPGDPWETAIEGLRSYVRVCLEPSYQRIVIHEAPVVMGWERWREAEEHFSYGLLRTAIELLVESGEIEDMPVETTSRLLFGALSAGASTIAAASDPKKASAEVERTIVRVVEGLRVRDGVPPVAPPRSRSRSRRH
- a CDS encoding LLM class F420-dependent oxidoreductase — its product is MELRIFTEPQQGATYDDLLRIARTAEDAGYDAFFRSDHYLRMGDTDGLPGPTDAWITLAGLARETSRIRLGTLMTAATFRHPGPLAIGVAQVDAMSGGRVEFGFGAGWYEDEHSAYGIPFPPVGERFDRYAEQLEIITGLLGTPAGETFSFAGKHYRLTDSPALPKPVQSPVPVLIGGVGAKRTPALAARFASEFNLPFQDFDTANRQFGRVAEACAAIGRDQAEITRSVALVTCVGRDDAEIARRAAKIGRGVDELRANGVAGTPAEVVDRLSRWRERTGVTRIYLQVLDIADLDQVELVAAEVASQLA